In Bradyrhizobium sp. G127, one genomic interval encodes:
- a CDS encoding enoyl-CoA hydratase, whose translation MTDHVKVEFDSGVLTVTMARPDKKNAITNAMYGAMADALERAETDPAIRAVVFQGDGDSFTAGNDMADFAAQSKSQGGVLHVGRFLKNISSATKPIIAAVQGNAVGIGTTMLLHCDLVYVAPTARLITPFVNIALVPEAASTHLLPARVGYAKAFEMFAFGEPVDAATAVAIGLANAQVPLEELRGKARNAALALVKRPAGSLAQTKALMRDVGSLQAQMEREGDILRARLKGPEAREALMAFAERRPPDFSKISA comes from the coding sequence ATGACCGATCACGTCAAGGTGGAATTCGATTCAGGGGTGCTCACCGTCACCATGGCGCGCCCTGACAAGAAGAACGCGATCACGAACGCCATGTACGGCGCGATGGCCGATGCGCTGGAACGCGCCGAGACCGATCCCGCCATTCGCGCGGTGGTGTTTCAGGGCGATGGCGACAGTTTCACCGCCGGCAACGACATGGCCGACTTTGCCGCGCAGTCGAAATCCCAAGGAGGCGTGCTGCATGTCGGCCGCTTTCTGAAGAACATCTCCTCGGCGACAAAGCCGATCATTGCCGCCGTGCAGGGCAACGCCGTCGGCATCGGCACCACCATGCTGCTGCATTGCGATCTCGTCTATGTCGCGCCGACCGCGCGGCTGATTACCCCGTTCGTCAACATCGCGCTGGTGCCCGAAGCGGCATCGACCCATCTGCTTCCGGCCCGCGTCGGCTACGCCAAGGCCTTCGAGATGTTCGCCTTCGGCGAACCGGTGGATGCCGCCACTGCCGTCGCGATCGGTCTTGCCAATGCGCAGGTGCCGCTCGAGGAGTTGCGCGGCAAGGCGCGGAACGCAGCGCTTGCGCTGGTCAAGCGTCCGGCCGGTTCGCTGGCGCAGACCAAGGCGCTGATGCGCGACGTCGGCTCCCTGCAGGCGCAGATGGAGCGCGAGGGCGACATCCTGCGGGCGCGGCTGAAGGGACCGGAGGCGCGCGAGGCGCTCATGGCCTTTGCCGAGCGCCGCCCACCGGATTTTTCCAAGATCAGTGCATGA
- a CDS encoding metal-sensitive transcriptional regulator — translation MRKEIKSSCLKRLKRIEGQVRGLAGMVEEDRYCIDIVTQIAAARAALRRVEEEILRDHVAHCVEHAIASGDKADQRRKIAELMDVVSRADR, via the coding sequence ATGCGCAAGGAAATCAAGTCGTCCTGCCTGAAAAGGCTGAAACGGATCGAAGGGCAGGTTCGCGGTCTCGCGGGAATGGTCGAAGAAGATCGCTATTGCATCGACATCGTCACGCAGATCGCAGCCGCCCGCGCCGCCCTGCGGCGAGTCGAGGAGGAAATCCTGCGCGACCATGTCGCGCATTGCGTGGAGCATGCGATCGCGTCCGGCGACAAGGCGGACCAGCGCCGCAAGATCGCGGAACTGATGGACGTGGTGAGCCGGGCTGATCGCTGA
- a CDS encoding heavy metal translocating P-type ATPase: protein MGSAGQRDKGEGGCCGCCGSGGHAHDHYKHDHSHAHHGAHDHSHAGGGGCVDRDQTGSTKAVDPVCGMSVDPATAKHRFAYKGQDYFFCSAGCRTKFEADPEKYLASKPSAPKEKLPEGTIYTCPMHPEIRQVGPGSCPICGMALEPETVSLDDKPDPELIDMTRRFWIGLVLTLPVFVMDMTVHLAGIHLLPGQTSNWISFVLATPVVLWAGWPFFERGWRSVVTRNLNMFTLIAMGTGVAYVYSVVATLVPQVFPDAFRDMHGAVSVYFEAAAVITVLVLLGQVLELRARAQTSGAIRALLGLAPKTARRIGAHGDEDIDIDVITVGDLLRVRPGEKIPIDGVVTDGSSLVDESLVTGESMPVKKSEGAKVIGGTVNQSGGLVIRAEKIGRDTMLARIVDLVARAQRSRAPVQRLADQVAGWFVPVVIAAALVAFAAWTVFGPEPRFTYALVAAVTVLIIACPCALGLATPMSIMVGVGRGARSGILIRDAEALERMEKVDTLVIDKTGTLTEGKPKVVAIVAADGFERDALLRLAASVERGSEHPLAFAILNAAKEQGLALAEVQNFDSPAGKGASGTVDGRKVVLGNASIMQVSNVDTRALEKDALEQRERGATAIYVAVDGRAAGVIAVADPIKLSAPEALRQLRANGLRIVMLTGDNVTTAQAVAKTLGIAEVEADVLPERKSDVVTRLRGEGRVVAMAGDGINDAPALAAADVGIAMGSGTDVAIESSGITLLRGDLMGLVEARRLSQATMSNIRQNLVFAFLYNAAGVPIAAGALYPVFGILLSPMLGAAAMALSSVSVIGNALRLSRAKLHS from the coding sequence ATGGGATCAGCCGGACAACGGGACAAAGGCGAGGGCGGCTGCTGCGGCTGCTGCGGCTCTGGCGGTCATGCTCACGACCATTACAAGCACGATCACTCCCATGCGCATCATGGGGCGCACGATCATTCGCATGCCGGGGGGGGCGGGTGCGTTGACCGGGATCAAACCGGGTCGACCAAGGCGGTCGATCCGGTCTGCGGCATGAGCGTCGATCCGGCGACGGCGAAACATCGCTTTGCCTATAAAGGGCAGGATTATTTCTTCTGTTCTGCAGGCTGCCGTACGAAATTCGAGGCTGATCCGGAAAAGTATCTGGCCTCGAAACCCTCCGCGCCCAAAGAAAAACTGCCGGAAGGCACGATTTACACCTGCCCGATGCACCCGGAAATTCGCCAGGTCGGGCCCGGAAGCTGCCCGATCTGCGGCATGGCGCTCGAACCCGAAACCGTGTCGCTCGACGATAAACCCGATCCCGAACTGATCGACATGACGCGGCGGTTCTGGATCGGACTCGTCCTGACGCTGCCGGTGTTCGTCATGGATATGACCGTGCATCTCGCCGGCATCCACCTGCTGCCGGGGCAAACATCCAACTGGATATCGTTCGTGCTGGCGACGCCGGTGGTATTGTGGGCGGGCTGGCCGTTCTTCGAGCGCGGCTGGCGCTCGGTCGTCACCCGCAATCTCAACATGTTCACCCTGATCGCCATGGGCACCGGCGTCGCTTATGTCTACAGCGTCGTCGCGACCTTGGTGCCGCAGGTGTTCCCGGACGCGTTCCGCGATATGCATGGCGCAGTCTCAGTGTATTTTGAGGCCGCCGCCGTCATCACCGTGCTGGTGCTGCTGGGACAGGTGCTGGAGCTGCGCGCCCGCGCCCAGACCTCCGGCGCGATCCGCGCGCTGCTCGGCCTCGCACCGAAGACGGCTCGGCGCATTGGCGCGCATGGCGATGAAGACATCGACATTGATGTCATCACGGTGGGTGACCTGCTGCGGGTGCGGCCGGGCGAGAAGATTCCGATCGACGGCGTCGTCACCGACGGATCGTCGCTGGTGGATGAATCCCTCGTCACCGGCGAATCCATGCCGGTGAAAAAGAGCGAAGGCGCAAAAGTGATCGGCGGCACCGTCAACCAGAGCGGCGGCCTCGTAATCCGCGCCGAGAAGATCGGCCGCGACACCATGCTGGCGCGGATCGTCGATCTGGTGGCGCGGGCGCAGCGTTCACGTGCGCCGGTGCAGCGGCTGGCGGATCAGGTCGCAGGCTGGTTCGTGCCGGTGGTGATCGCTGCGGCTCTGGTGGCGTTCGCCGCCTGGACGGTATTCGGTCCGGAGCCGCGCTTTACTTACGCGCTGGTCGCGGCGGTGACGGTGCTGATCATCGCGTGTCCCTGCGCGCTCGGTCTGGCGACGCCGATGTCGATCATGGTCGGCGTCGGCCGCGGTGCGCGGTCCGGCATTCTGATCCGGGATGCGGAAGCGCTGGAGCGGATGGAGAAGGTCGACACGCTGGTGATCGACAAGACTGGCACGCTCACCGAAGGCAAACCGAAGGTGGTGGCTATTGTCGCGGCCGATGGCTTCGAACGCGACGCGTTGCTGCGGCTGGCCGCCAGCGTCGAGCGAGGCAGCGAGCATCCGCTGGCCTTTGCGATCCTGAACGCGGCGAAGGAGCAGGGCCTTGCGCTTGCCGAGGTTCAGAACTTCGACTCGCCCGCGGGCAAGGGCGCCAGCGGCACCGTCGATGGCCGCAAGGTCGTGCTCGGCAATGCTTCAATCATGCAAGTGTCGAACGTCGATACCCGGGCGCTGGAGAAGGACGCGCTGGAGCAGCGCGAACGCGGCGCGACCGCGATCTATGTCGCGGTCGACGGCCGCGCCGCCGGCGTCATCGCCGTCGCCGATCCGATCAAGCTGAGCGCACCGGAGGCGCTGAGGCAGTTGCGCGCGAACGGTCTGCGCATCGTCATGCTTACCGGTGACAATGTGACGACAGCGCAAGCGGTGGCGAAAACGCTCGGCATTGCCGAGGTCGAGGCCGACGTTCTGCCGGAACGAAAGAGCGATGTGGTCACGCGGCTGCGCGGCGAGGGCCGGGTGGTGGCGATGGCCGGCGACGGCATCAACGATGCGCCTGCGCTCGCCGCGGCGGATGTTGGCATCGCCATGGGTAGCGGCACCGACGTGGCGATCGAAAGTTCAGGCATCACCTTGCTGCGCGGCGACCTGATGGGCCTGGTGGAAGCGCGCCGGCTGTCGCAGGCCACCATGAGCAACATCCGCCAGAATCTGGTGTTCGCTTTTCTCTATAATGCAGCGGGTGTTCCGATTGCAGCGGGCGCGCTCTATCCGGTGTTCGGGATCCTGCTGTCGCCGATGCTGGGCGCCGCGGCCATGGCGCTGTCGTCCGTCAGTGTGATCGGCAATGCGCTGCGGTTGTCGCGCGCGAAGCTTCATTCGTGA
- a CDS encoding LysR family transcriptional regulator, which translates to MPRTRDGLSDMDWDKLKVFHAAAEAGSFTHAGEQLGLSQSAVSRQVSALEQELSVSLFHRHARGLILTEQGDLLFRTAHDVFMQLQAARAKLTDSRERPSGDLKVTTTPGVGINWLIPRLGEFTALYPEIRISLIVTDEELDLSMREADVAIRTRKPTQPDLIQRKLFSMGFHAYCSPEYVKRYGTPRTLDELDAHRIIMLSDQNVPQHLQNRNWLVEANRNGSGPREPVFRVNNILGLVRACQQGLGIAALPDYLVEDNNRLVQLFGEADSIQLDTYFVYPEELKSVARVQVFRDFIVSKAQRWPG; encoded by the coding sequence ATGCCTCGAACACGCGACGGATTGAGCGATATGGATTGGGACAAGTTAAAGGTATTTCACGCGGCTGCGGAAGCGGGCAGTTTCACCCATGCCGGCGAGCAGCTCGGACTGTCGCAATCGGCGGTCTCCCGACAGGTCAGCGCGCTGGAGCAGGAACTATCGGTGTCGCTGTTTCACCGCCACGCGCGCGGGCTGATCCTGACCGAACAGGGCGACCTGCTGTTTCGCACCGCGCATGACGTGTTCATGCAGTTGCAGGCGGCGCGCGCCAAGCTCACCGATAGCCGCGAACGGCCGAGCGGCGACCTCAAGGTCACGACAACACCGGGTGTCGGCATCAACTGGCTGATTCCGCGGCTCGGCGAATTCACCGCGCTGTATCCCGAGATCCGTATCTCGCTGATCGTCACCGACGAGGAACTCGACCTGTCGATGCGCGAGGCCGACGTCGCGATCCGCACCCGCAAGCCGACCCAGCCCGATCTCATTCAGCGCAAACTGTTCTCGATGGGCTTTCACGCCTATTGCTCGCCGGAATACGTCAAGCGCTACGGCACGCCGCGTACGCTCGACGAACTCGATGCGCACCGGATCATCATGCTGAGCGACCAGAACGTGCCGCAGCACCTGCAAAACAGAAACTGGCTGGTGGAAGCCAACCGCAACGGCTCCGGCCCGCGCGAGCCGGTCTTCCGGGTCAACAACATCCTCGGCCTGGTGCGTGCCTGCCAGCAGGGCCTCGGGATCGCGGCGCTGCCGGACTATCTGGTGGAGGATAACAACCGGCTGGTGCAGCTTTTCGGCGAAGCCGATTCAATCCAATTGGATACTTATTTCGTCTATCCCGAAGAATTGAAGTCGGTGGCGCGCGTGCAGGTTTTCCGCGACTTTATCGTCAGTAAAGCCCAGCGTTGGCCGGGTTAA